From a region of the Eublepharis macularius isolate TG4126 chromosome 7, MPM_Emac_v1.0, whole genome shotgun sequence genome:
- the CXXC5 gene encoding CXXC-type zinc finger protein 5 isoform X2, protein MADPSSHQSPGIKPGALEENSLDDSQPLVNSERRNKSGIISEPLNKSLKKSRPLSHYSTFGSTSSLSEHSEKGAPLANGNEAVLDKSNSTSKHKNIADLLSKSDLSSEGQSILQQFAQSTELLKRVVQEHIPLPNDHGTGISDMEAVSAVEAMNSPSDFPYLGAFPINPGLFIMTPAGVFLAESALHMAGLAEYPMQNELTSAINSGKKKRKRCGMCPPCRRRINCEQCSSCRNRKTGHQICKFRKCEELKKKPSAALEKVMLPTGAAFRWFQ, encoded by the coding sequence ATGGCTGATCCTAGCTCTCATCAGTCCCCTGGGATCAAGCCAGGCGCTTTGGAAGAAAACAGCCTGGATGACTCTCAACCCTTGGTCAATTCAGAAAGGAGGAATAAAAGTGGTATAATCAGCGAACCTTTGAACAAAAGTCTTAAGAAGTCCCGCCCGCTTTCCCACTACTCCACTTTTGGGAGCACCAGCTCGTTAAGCGAACATTCCGAGAAAGGTGCCCCCCTGGCCAATGGCAACGAAGCCGTTCTGGATAAAAGCAATTCTACCTCAAAGCACAAAAACATCGCCGACCTGCTGAGCAAATCAGATCTTTCTTCAGAAGGACAGAGCATCTTGCAGCAGTTTGCTCAGTCGACGGAGCTGCTCAAGAGAGTGGTCCAGGAGCACATCCCTCTTCCTAACGACCACGGGACGGGCATCTCCGACATGGAAGCCGTCTCGGCAGTGGAGGCGATGAACAGCCCGTCAGATTTTCCTTACCTGGGGGCTTTCCCGATCAACCCCGGCCTTTTCATTATGACCCCTGCTGGTGTGTTTCTGGCAGAAAGCGCGCTCCATATGGCTGGCTTAGCAGAGTACCCAATGCAGAATGAATTGACATCTGCCATCAATTCAGGGAAAAAGAAACGGAAACGATGTGGCATGTGCCCTCCGTGCAGAAGACGGATAAACTGTGAGCAGTGCAGCAGTTGTAGGAACCGTAAAACTGGGCACCAGATTTGCAAATTCCGAAAATGTGAGGAACTTAAAAAGAAGCCTTCTGCTGCACTGGAG